A section of the Deinobacterium chartae genome encodes:
- a CDS encoding cation:proton antiporter codes for MRRPWLPLAITLLALLGGSARAAGDAPAFFTQLALLLVVSAGVAYVCQRIGLLPIVGFLLAGVLAGPGALGLVSDPELIDSAAEVGVVLLLFTIGIEFSLEKLARIQRLIFVGGGLQVGLSVALVALLALAFGVRLPEGIFTGCLIALSSTAVVMKLLADRARTRSATGQAALGILIFQDLAVVVMVLLIPLLGGQGGSPLDLVWALGKAALLVTGVLLVARRVMPRLLEAVARTCSQEVFLLTVVAVCFGTAYLTSLAGVSLSLGAFLAGLLVSESRFGRQALSEIMPLQILFSAAFFVSVGLLLDLGYLARNLPLVLGFIAAVLAVKGLTGTLAVRWLGYPVGISAATGLLLAQIGEFSFVLERAGREVGLSPLGLGAGGTQAFVAVTVLLLALTPLLAGAGERLEAARARSEPPRPVAPAAAQEGTHGGAELEGHVLIAGYGHNATHIASGLDLAGVRYRVLTLSPGGAQEAEALGRPVLRGDYTRNLILEEAGIVRARSLVVADDEPETAARTVLSARLLNKDLFIVARIAGEEHADALLRAGADAALSAERAGTLAALTELLRHHGLSDPEAARTAAQVFAPRESQRARIRLTEEQLASERCNHTAVTRAVLPEADGVCPECVALGDTWVHLRVCMTCGHVGCCDSSKNRHASAHFHASGHPVMRSLEPGEHWAWCYIDQQEL; via the coding sequence ATGCGGCGGCCCTGGCTGCCGCTGGCCATCACGCTGCTGGCCCTGCTGGGCGGCTCGGCCCGCGCGGCCGGAGACGCTCCGGCCTTCTTTACCCAGCTGGCCCTGCTGCTCGTGGTCTCGGCGGGCGTGGCCTACGTCTGCCAGCGCATCGGGCTGCTGCCGATCGTGGGTTTTTTGCTGGCGGGCGTGCTGGCCGGTCCCGGAGCGCTGGGCCTGGTCAGCGACCCCGAGCTGATCGATTCGGCTGCCGAGGTGGGCGTGGTGCTGCTGCTCTTTACCATCGGCATCGAGTTCAGCCTCGAGAAGCTCGCACGCATCCAACGCCTGATCTTTGTGGGCGGCGGGCTGCAGGTGGGGCTGTCGGTGGCCCTCGTCGCGCTGCTGGCCCTGGCGTTCGGGGTCCGGTTGCCCGAGGGCATCTTCACCGGCTGCCTGATCGCGCTCTCGTCCACCGCCGTGGTGATGAAGCTGCTCGCGGACCGGGCACGGACCCGCTCGGCAACCGGTCAGGCGGCACTGGGCATCCTGATCTTTCAAGACCTGGCCGTGGTGGTCATGGTTTTGCTGATCCCGCTCTTGGGCGGTCAGGGCGGGTCGCCCCTCGACCTCGTGTGGGCCCTGGGCAAGGCGGCCCTGCTGGTCACGGGCGTGCTGCTGGTTGCCCGCCGGGTGATGCCGCGCCTGCTCGAAGCGGTGGCCCGCACCTGCTCGCAGGAGGTGTTCTTGCTCACCGTGGTCGCCGTGTGCTTCGGGACCGCCTACCTGACCTCGCTGGCCGGGGTGAGCCTGTCGCTGGGCGCCTTTCTGGCGGGCCTGCTGGTCTCCGAGAGCCGTTTCGGGCGCCAGGCCCTCTCCGAGATCATGCCGCTGCAGATCCTGTTCAGCGCCGCATTTTTCGTGTCGGTGGGGCTGCTGCTCGACCTGGGGTACCTGGCGCGCAACCTGCCGCTGGTCCTGGGCTTCATCGCGGCCGTACTGGCGGTCAAGGGCCTGACCGGCACGCTGGCGGTGCGCTGGCTGGGATACCCGGTCGGGATCTCGGCCGCGACCGGCCTGCTGCTGGCACAGATCGGCGAGTTCTCGTTCGTGCTGGAGCGCGCCGGGCGCGAGGTGGGACTCTCACCGCTGGGCCTGGGTGCCGGCGGCACCCAGGCTTTCGTGGCGGTCACGGTGCTGCTGCTGGCCCTCACCCCACTGCTGGCCGGGGCCGGGGAACGCCTCGAGGCCGCGCGGGCGCGCTCAGAGCCGCCCCGCCCGGTCGCGCCCGCCGCCGCGCAGGAGGGGACTCACGGGGGCGCGGAGCTCGAGGGGCACGTGCTGATCGCCGGGTACGGCCACAACGCGACCCACATCGCCTCGGGCCTCGACCTCGCCGGAGTGAGGTACCGGGTGCTGACCCTCTCACCCGGCGGGGCCCAAGAGGCCGAGGCCCTCGGGCGCCCGGTGCTGCGCGGCGATTACACGCGCAACCTGATCCTCGAGGAGGCCGGGATCGTTCGCGCCCGCTCGCTCGTCGTCGCGGACGACGAGCCCGAGACCGCCGCGCGCACCGTGCTGTCCGCGCGCCTGCTCAACAAGGACCTGTTCATCGTGGCCCGGATCGCCGGGGAGGAACACGCCGACGCGCTGCTGCGCGCCGGGGCGGACGCGGCTCTGAGCGCGGAGCGGGCCGGGACACTCGCAGCGCTGACCGAACTGCTGCGCCACCACGGCCTGAGCGACCCGGAGGCAGCCCGTACCGCCGCGCAGGTCTTCGCGCCCCGCGAGAGCCAGCGGGCACGCATCCGGCTGACCGAGGAGCAACTGGCCTCGGAGCGCTGCAACCACACGGCGGTGACCCGCGCGGTTCTGCCCGAGGCCGACGGTGTGTGCCCGGAGTGCGTGGCCCTGGGCGACACCTGGGTTCACCTGCGGGTGTGCATGACCTGCGGCCACGTGGGCTGCTGCGACTCGAGCAAGAACCGTCACGCCAGCGCGCACTTTCATGCCAGCGGACACCCGGTGATGCGCTCGCTCGAACCCGGCGAGCACTGGGCGTGGTGCTACATCGACCAGCAGGAACTCTGA
- a CDS encoding RluA family pseudouridine synthase, with product MALNDGYAYLEQIGPRAQGRSVLEFLTGHYPHSSGQEWQERLRRGEVLLEGRVASGSETLKAGQTLVWQRPPWEEEDVPLDYTVLFEDEALVAVAKPGGLPTLPGGGFYRHTLLSRVRQRYPQASPLHRLGRGTSGVVLFARSAEAASRVARAWREHAVHKRYRALASGVAREDAYEITTPIGPVPHARLRTVFAASPSGKASYSLARVLERRADATLFQVDIRTGRPHQIRVHLASLGHPLVGDPLYGPGGLPLPHLPGLPGDGGYLLHAEQLRFDHPLSGEPLTLRAPIPAALCCAGELEEV from the coding sequence ATGGCCCTCAACGACGGTTACGCCTACCTCGAGCAGATCGGCCCCCGGGCTCAGGGACGCAGCGTGCTCGAGTTTCTGACCGGGCATTACCCGCACTCGAGCGGACAGGAGTGGCAGGAGCGCCTGCGGCGGGGCGAGGTGCTGCTCGAGGGCCGCGTGGCAAGCGGGAGCGAGACCTTGAAAGCAGGGCAGACGCTGGTGTGGCAGCGCCCGCCCTGGGAAGAAGAGGACGTGCCGCTGGACTACACGGTCCTGTTCGAGGACGAGGCCCTCGTGGCGGTCGCCAAGCCCGGCGGCCTGCCGACCCTGCCGGGCGGCGGGTTTTACCGGCACACGCTGCTGAGCCGGGTGCGCCAGCGCTACCCGCAGGCGAGCCCGCTGCACCGCCTGGGGCGCGGCACGTCCGGGGTGGTGCTGTTCGCGCGCAGCGCCGAGGCTGCCTCGAGGGTGGCGCGGGCGTGGCGGGAGCACGCGGTGCACAAGCGCTACCGCGCGCTTGCGAGCGGGGTCGCCCGTGAGGATGCGTACGAGATCACCACGCCGATCGGGCCGGTGCCGCACGCACGTTTGCGAACGGTGTTCGCCGCGAGCCCGTCGGGGAAGGCGTCGTACAGCCTGGCCCGGGTCCTCGAGCGGCGGGCGGACGCCACGCTGTTTCAGGTGGACATCCGCACCGGGCGTCCGCATCAGATCCGCGTTCATCTGGCCTCGCTGGGGCATCCGCTGGTGGGTGACCCGCTGTACGGCCCGGGCGGATTGCCGCTGCCGCACCTGCCCGGCCTGCCCGGTGACGGCGGTTACCTGCTGCACGCCGAGCAGTTGCGTTTTGACCACCCGCTCAGCGGGGAGCCGCTTACGCTGCGGGCACCGATCCCGGCTGCGCTGTGCTGCGCAGGCGAGCTCGAGGAGGTGTAG
- the treS gene encoding maltose alpha-D-glucosyltransferase, whose amino-acid sequence MPMEFTPLWFKDAVFYELHVRTFQDSNGDGIGDFPGLTSRLDYLKELGVDCLWLLPFYVSPLKDDGYDIADYYTINPDYGTLEDFKRFLEEAHARGIRVITDLVMNHTSDQNYWFQEARKGPDNPYHDWYVWSDTDQKYQEARIIFTDTEISNWTWDPVAGKYYWHRFFSAQPDLNFDNPRVREEMKNIIRFWLNLGLDGFRVDAVPYLFEREGTNCENLPETHQYLRELRRMVDQEYPGRLLLAEANQWPADVVEYFGTPEEPEFHMCFNFPVMPRIFMGLRREDATPIIDIIQQTPAIPETAQWAIFLRNHDELTLEMVTDEERDYMYAEYARDPRMKINVGIRRRLAPLLDNGRRRQELLTALLLTLPGSPILYYGDEIGMGDNIFLGDRNGVRTPMQWSSDRNAGFSKADFEKLYAPVIMDPVYGYQVVNVEAQQRTPSSLLRWTQRMIQVRKRYRAFGRGDITFLATGNPRVLAYLRTYENERILVVNNMSRFSQPSQLDLSRFSGMRPVELIGETVFPEIGELPYFLTLGPHSFYWFRLE is encoded by the coding sequence ATGCCGATGGAATTCACGCCCCTGTGGTTCAAAGACGCCGTCTTTTACGAACTCCACGTCCGCACCTTCCAGGATTCCAACGGGGACGGCATCGGAGACTTCCCCGGACTCACCTCGAGGCTTGATTACCTCAAGGAGCTGGGGGTGGACTGCCTGTGGCTGCTTCCGTTTTACGTCTCGCCCCTCAAGGACGACGGCTACGACATCGCTGACTACTACACCATCAACCCCGACTACGGCACGCTGGAGGACTTCAAGCGCTTCCTCGAGGAGGCGCACGCGCGCGGCATCCGGGTCATCACCGACTTGGTCATGAACCACACCTCCGACCAGAACTACTGGTTTCAGGAGGCGCGCAAGGGCCCGGACAACCCCTACCACGACTGGTACGTCTGGAGCGACACCGACCAGAAGTACCAGGAGGCCCGCATCATCTTCACCGACACCGAGATCTCCAACTGGACCTGGGATCCGGTGGCGGGCAAGTACTACTGGCACCGTTTCTTCTCGGCGCAGCCGGACTTGAACTTCGATAACCCGCGCGTGCGCGAGGAGATGAAGAACATCATCCGCTTCTGGCTGAACCTGGGCCTCGACGGTTTCCGGGTGGACGCCGTGCCCTACCTGTTCGAGCGCGAGGGCACCAACTGCGAGAACCTGCCGGAGACCCACCAGTACCTGCGCGAACTGCGCCGCATGGTGGACCAGGAGTACCCGGGTCGCCTGCTGCTGGCCGAGGCGAACCAGTGGCCCGCCGACGTGGTCGAGTACTTCGGTACGCCCGAGGAACCCGAGTTCCACATGTGCTTCAACTTTCCGGTGATGCCGCGCATCTTCATGGGCCTGCGCCGCGAGGACGCAACCCCCATCATCGACATCATCCAGCAGACCCCGGCGATCCCCGAGACCGCGCAGTGGGCGATCTTTTTGCGCAACCACGATGAGCTGACCCTCGAGATGGTCACCGACGAGGAGCGCGACTACATGTACGCCGAGTACGCCCGCGACCCGCGCATGAAGATCAACGTCGGCATCCGTCGCCGCCTGGCCCCGCTGCTCGACAACGGCCGCCGCCGTCAGGAACTGCTGACCGCGCTGCTGCTGACCCTGCCGGGCAGCCCGATTCTGTACTACGGCGACGAGATCGGCATGGGCGACAACATCTTCTTGGGGGATCGCAACGGCGTGCGCACCCCGATGCAGTGGAGCAGCGACCGCAACGCGGGCTTCTCCAAGGCCGACTTCGAGAAGCTGTACGCCCCGGTGATCATGGACCCGGTGTACGGCTACCAGGTCGTGAACGTCGAGGCGCAGCAGCGCACCCCGTCGTCGCTGCTGCGCTGGACCCAGCGCATGATCCAGGTTCGCAAGCGCTACCGCGCTTTCGGGCGCGGCGACATCACCTTCTTGGCGACCGGCAACCCCCGGGTGCTCGCCTACCTGCGCACCTACGAGAACGAGCGCATTCTGGTCGTGAACAACATGTCGCGCTTCAGTCAGCCCTCGCAGCTTGACCTCTCGAGGTTCAGCGGCATGCGCCCGGTGGAACTGATCGGCGAGACCGTGTTCCCCGAGATCGGGGAGCTGCCGTACTTCCTGACCCTGGGACCGCACTCGTTCTACTGGTTCCGCCTCGAGTAA
- a CDS encoding alpha/beta hydrolase, with protein sequence MEPWKIALPLAAYRCVPEHPKAAVLLLHGIGEHSGRHEDWMRRLCAAGYAAYIYDHRGHGHSSGTQGFVERLEDLVDDSLEMRAAVFREHPGLPLFLTGNSMGGLIAARSVVRDPRGLSGVILLGPALLMGENLSPLAKRAAHLIARVLPRLPLVTLETAALSRRSEVVQAYRQDPLVYHGRVRAGTAAQLVLAAESLWAHTEKWTLPTLILHGTDDRITFPDGSRRFYAQIASADKTFEEVPGGYHELFNDLEGERSMQRALTWLDERTGTGPLDR encoded by the coding sequence ATGGAGCCCTGGAAGATCGCGCTGCCGCTGGCCGCTTACCGTTGCGTTCCCGAACACCCCAAAGCCGCCGTGCTGCTACTGCACGGCATCGGTGAGCACAGCGGGCGTCACGAGGACTGGATGCGTCGGCTGTGCGCGGCCGGGTACGCGGCGTACATCTACGACCACCGGGGGCACGGGCACTCCTCGGGCACGCAGGGCTTCGTCGAGCGCCTCGAGGACCTGGTGGACGACAGCCTCGAGATGCGGGCGGCGGTGTTCCGCGAGCACCCGGGTCTGCCGCTGTTCCTGACCGGCAACTCGATGGGCGGCCTGATCGCGGCGCGCAGCGTGGTGCGCGATCCCAGGGGCCTGAGCGGGGTGATCCTGCTCGGTCCGGCCCTGCTGATGGGCGAGAACCTGTCGCCGCTGGCCAAGCGGGCTGCGCACCTGATCGCGCGCGTGCTGCCGAGATTGCCGCTGGTGACCCTCGAGACCGCAGCGCTGTCGCGACGGTCCGAGGTGGTGCAGGCTTACCGACAAGACCCGCTGGTGTATCACGGGCGGGTCCGGGCCGGCACCGCAGCACAGCTGGTGCTGGCCGCCGAGAGCCTGTGGGCACACACGGAAAAGTGGACCCTGCCCACCCTGATCCTGCACGGCACCGACGACCGCATCACGTTCCCGGACGGCTCACGGCGCTTTTACGCACAGATCGCCTCGGCGGACAAGACCTTCGAGGAGGTCCCGGGCGGCTATCACGAGCTCTTTAACGACCTCGAGGGAGAGCGCAGCATGCAGCGCGCCTTGACGTGGCTGGACGAGCGGACGGGGACAGGCCCCCTGGACCGCTGA
- a CDS encoding response regulator transcription factor — translation MKRILPPLESRPPHPPLVQDIHPNARILVIEDDPDIRRALEHDLALGGFEVILAPSGSLGLLRARETEPQLILLDLTLPDFDGLEVARRLRRFSSVPLIVLSGRDSLEDKLRLLGAGADDYLVKPFHTPELMARIGVQMRRSSGEDTVQVGALRFDVLSRQCTFGGVPVPLSPTEMNILLLLARSPGRVFSRQEIIKVVWPSGLPEGSNVLDVHIANARAKLREIGAFGVLRTIRGLGYALRVPPASGTPDRQTPAPRRSIS, via the coding sequence ATGAAACGCATCCTTCCTCCCCTCGAATCCCGTCCGCCGCACCCGCCCCTCGTTCAGGACATCCATCCGAATGCCCGCATTCTGGTGATCGAGGACGATCCGGACATCCGCCGGGCCCTGGAACACGATCTGGCACTCGGCGGCTTCGAGGTCATACTTGCCCCCAGCGGCTCCCTGGGCCTGCTGCGCGCGCGCGAGACCGAACCGCAACTGATCCTGCTCGACCTGACCCTGCCCGACTTCGACGGCCTCGAGGTCGCGCGGCGCCTGCGCCGGTTCAGCAGCGTGCCGCTCATTGTCCTGAGCGGACGCGACAGCCTCGAGGACAAACTGCGCCTGCTCGGGGCCGGAGCGGACGATTACCTGGTCAAGCCGTTTCACACTCCCGAACTGATGGCCCGCATCGGGGTTCAGATGCGGCGCAGCAGCGGCGAGGACACGGTGCAAGTCGGCGCGCTGCGCTTCGACGTGCTCTCGAGACAGTGCACCTTCGGCGGCGTCCCAGTACCGCTCTCCCCCACCGAAATGAACATCCTGCTGCTGCTGGCCCGCTCACCCGGGCGGGTCTTCTCGCGCCAGGAGATCATCAAGGTCGTATGGCCCTCGGGCCTTCCCGAAGGCAGCAACGTTTTAGACGTTCATATCGCCAATGCCCGCGCCAAACTGCGTGAGATCGGTGCCTTCGGAGTACTGCGCACCATCCGCGGCCTCGGCTACGCCCTGCGGGTGCCGCCTGCGTCCGGCACACCCGACCGGCAGACGCCTGCCCCGCGCCGCTCGATCTCCTGA
- a CDS encoding sensor histidine kinase, which translates to MNTPPSELQAEPVTAAELRAIAALADLSEPDLAWIAGQCSAYTLEEGQALFQQHDPAEHMHFLLEGELEVCGSDPEGQPVAYRVRQGEVSGQLPHSRMTEFSGSGRAVGRTRIAVFPAARFTDLLQRVPVLESRLVAVMTGRVREQTRAQEQQARMLALGRLAAGLAHELNNPASAIRRTAADLRARLRTLPELVAALCEAGVSRTHLQQLEALSEQVRQRPSRPLGTLERSELEDTLSDRLEDWGVACGAELADTFVDVGLSVQDLEALPAETAEAREVGLRWLALTLAADKALEDVDQSSERIARLIGSVKTYSHMDRAATFEEVDLRAGLESTLTMLAHKVRERGVTVRTEYEPDLPPVRGFGGELNQVWTNLIDNALDALEPGGRIRVTARRHGEQVAVTVEDNGPGIAPEVQQCIFEPFFTTKPVGQGSGLGLDISHSIVTRRHGGSLQVDSRPGRTVFTVLLPLRGPQEAPA; encoded by the coding sequence TTGAACACGCCCCCGTCCGAACTTCAGGCCGAGCCGGTCACGGCCGCCGAACTGCGCGCCATCGCAGCGCTCGCCGATCTGAGCGAGCCCGACTTGGCCTGGATCGCCGGGCAGTGCAGCGCTTACACCCTCGAGGAGGGCCAGGCGCTGTTCCAGCAGCACGACCCGGCCGAGCACATGCACTTTCTGCTCGAGGGCGAACTCGAGGTGTGCGGCAGCGACCCGGAAGGGCAACCGGTGGCTTACCGCGTGCGGCAGGGCGAGGTGAGCGGCCAACTGCCGCACTCGCGCATGACCGAGTTCAGCGGATCGGGCCGCGCGGTGGGACGCACCCGAATCGCGGTCTTTCCGGCCGCGCGTTTCACCGACCTGCTGCAGCGCGTTCCGGTCCTCGAGTCGCGGCTGGTGGCGGTCATGACCGGGCGGGTACGCGAACAGACCCGCGCGCAGGAGCAGCAGGCGCGCATGCTGGCACTCGGAAGGCTGGCAGCCGGTCTGGCGCACGAGCTGAACAACCCGGCCAGCGCCATCCGCCGCACCGCCGCCGACCTGCGTGCACGGCTGCGCACGCTGCCCGAACTGGTAGCCGCGCTGTGCGAGGCGGGGGTGAGCCGCACGCACCTGCAACAGCTCGAAGCGCTGTCCGAGCAGGTGCGTCAGCGGCCCTCGCGCCCCCTGGGCACGCTGGAGCGCTCGGAACTCGAGGACACGCTCAGCGATCGCCTCGAGGACTGGGGTGTGGCTTGCGGCGCCGAGCTGGCCGACACCTTCGTGGACGTCGGTCTCAGCGTGCAAGACCTCGAAGCCCTGCCCGCCGAGACCGCAGAGGCGCGGGAGGTGGGGCTGCGCTGGCTGGCGCTGACCCTGGCCGCCGACAAGGCCCTCGAGGACGTGGACCAGTCCTCGGAGCGCATCGCGCGCCTGATCGGTTCGGTCAAGACCTACTCGCACATGGACCGTGCGGCAACCTTCGAGGAGGTGGACCTGCGTGCGGGCCTGGAGAGCACGCTGACCATGCTGGCCCACAAGGTGCGCGAACGCGGCGTGACGGTGCGCACCGAGTACGAACCGGACCTGCCGCCCGTGCGCGGCTTCGGCGGCGAGCTGAACCAGGTGTGGACCAACCTGATCGACAACGCCCTCGACGCGCTCGAGCCGGGGGGCAGAATCCGGGTGACCGCCCGGCGGCACGGCGAGCAGGTAGCGGTGACCGTCGAGGATAACGGTCCGGGCATCGCCCCCGAGGTGCAGCAGTGCATCTTCGAGCCGTTTTTTACCACCAAGCCGGTCGGTCAGGGCAGCGGACTGGGGCTGGACATCTCGCACTCGATCGTGACCCGCCGTCACGGCGGCAGCCTGCAAGTGGATTCCCGGCCCGGGCGCACGGTCTTCACCGTGCTGCTGCCGCTACGGGGTCCCCAGGAGGCCCCGGCATGA